DNA sequence from the Rubrobacter radiotolerans DSM 5868 genome:
CCCGACACGCAGCGACGGCCCTTCGTCCCCGCGGGCCAGCGCGAGCAGGGCCTCGGCCAGCGAGCGCAGCCTCTGGGCCTCCTGCTTTATGGTCCTTACGCTCTTGCGCGCCGCCTGCGGGTCCTCCAGCGCCCACGCGTCCAGCATGTTCGCGTGCCCGCTTATTGCGGTGAGCGGGGTCCTGAACTCGTGGGAGGCGTCGGCGGCAAAGCGCCGCTGGCGGGCGAGGGCCTCTTCCTGACGCGCGAGGGAGGCCTCCAGACGCCCGAACGCCGTCTCCAGACGGGAGAGCAGGCCGTTTATTGTTGTGGCGAGGCGCCCGATCTCGTCGTTGGGGTTCGCCACGGGCAGGCGTCGGCCGAGGTCGGTCTCGCTCATCTCACGGGCGGAGCTCACGACGGCGTCGACCGGCCGCAACGCGGTCCGGGCGAGAAAGTACGCCCCGCCGATGGAGAGCAGGAGTGCGACGCCGATCCCGGCCGCCAGCGCCGTGGCGATGGTCCTCAGGCTCTCGTCGAGGTCGCTGTAGGAGCGGCCGGCTTCGAGCACGAGGAGCGGCCCCCCTTCGGGCCTTACCGGCACCGCGTAGACGTAGTCGGGGGCTTCCCCGGAGAGCTCCGCCGTGCCGGAGGCGGGCTCACCGCTGCGTACCACCTCGCGCCAGAGGCCGTCCTGCCCCGACGCGTTCGCCGGGAGGCTCACCGACTCGTAGAGCACCCGGCCGTCCCGGTCGCGCACGACGACAAAGACCCCGTCGAGGGAGAGCTGCTCCGCGGCCTCTTCCTCCAGCGTCACCCGCGGGGCCCCGTTCGAGCCTCCCTCCACCTCCAGGTCCCGCGCGGCGAACTCGGCGCGGCTCTGCACGGTGTCCTCCACGTTAGAGAGCAGGGACTCGCGCAGGATAAGGTAGAGCCCGACCCCGAGCAGCATCAGGATCGCCCCTATGGCGAGAGCGTTGAAGATCGTCAGCCGCCAGCGGATGGGCACCGCCGCTACTTCTCCTTCAGAGCGTACCCGGCACCGCGGACGGTGTGGATCAGCTTCGGCTCCCCCTCGGCGTCCACCTTCTTTCTCAGATACCCGATGTAGACGTCGACCACGTTCGTCGGGATGCCGAACTCCTGCTCCCAGACCCGGCTGAGCAGGAGGTCCCTGGAGAGCACGCGGCGGGGGTTCTTCGCCATGAACTCCAGCAGCTCGTACTCGCGCTGGGTGAGGTCTATCCCGCGCTCGCCGCGCCGGACCTCGCGGGTGGCGGTGTTCACCTCCAGGTCCCCCACCCGCAGGACCTCCTCGCCTTCGACCCGACGCAGGAGGGCACCCATGCGCGCTACGAGCTCCTCGATGTCGAAGGGCTTGGTAAGGTAGTCGTCGGCGCCGTGGTCGAGGCTGTGGACCTTGTCGAGGGTGGTGTCGCGGGCGGTGAGCATGATCACCGGCACCCGGTTGCCCGAGCGCCGGATGCCGGTCAGCACCCCGACCCCGTCCAGCTTGGGGAGCATGATGTCGAGCACGACGAGCTCTGGCCTGAACCCCTCGACCTGCGCGAGCGCTTCCCGCCCGTCGTAGGCGCAGCGCACCGAGAGGTTGCGGCGCTCCAGCTCCGGCTCGACGAAGCTGGTTATTGCGGGGTCGTCCTCGACCAGTAGTATCCTCGTTCCCGGTCTCATCCTCTTATCACCTCTTAAGATGCATATTCTAGTTCCCGAGTCTCATCGGTTTCATCCACTTTCCCCGCAACGCGCCTCCACCTCCATCGGCGAAAGGCGAGCCGGGCGCCGACCCAGCCGCTCGCGAGGCCGAGGAGGACGCCCATCGCCACGTCGGTCGGCCAGTGGATGCCGACGTAGAGACGGGAGTACGAGATCGCCGCCGCAAGCGCGAGCATGCCCCAGCCCCAGACCGGCACTTTTTTCAAGAGCTTCTTGCCCGCAAGCACGACGCCGGACGCTACAGCGAAAGAACTGGTCGTGTGTCCCGAAGGGAAGGCGTAGGAATGCGGCGCGCTCACAAGGAGCCGGACGTGATCGAGGGTGAGGAACGGCCTCGGGCGCATCGTGAGGTCTTTGAGGAGCGTCGAGGACGCAAAGCCGAGAGCCAGGGCGAGGAGCCCGGCGAGCGCTATTTTGCGACCGGTCTTCTTACCGAAGGCGGCTATAGCTCCGAGCGCTATAAGCCAGACCGCGCCGAGGTTCCCGGCCCGGCTCAGGGCGGGCAGCAGCGTGTCGAGCAGCGGGCTCGTCCACCCGCCGTTTATCAGGTGAAACGTCACGTAATCCAGGCCCACCAAGTGGTTCGTCATCTCCGGCTCCCTGTGCTCTCTTGCAGGCCCTTTCCGGCCCTGCGAGTTATCGCGGACATCATCTTCGAGGGTTCTAGGCCGTCCGGACGGAAGCGCGAGGAAGGGTGATCCCCCGACCCGCTCCGGCGCATCCTCTGTTACGGGCGGGTCAGGCGGAGATGCTCTCGGCCTCGTCCACGACCGAGAGCATCTCGGAGAGCGAGGGGTTTCGCGACGTGCGGGACCTGCCGCCGACGCAGATCCTGGCCACAACGTCTGGCCGCGGGGGGACCTCGACCCAGGCCGCACTCGCGGCGAACGCGCTCTTGGGACGGTCCGAGATCACCACGTCGGGGCGCACGCGGGAGACCGCGGCATCGAGCCCCTCCGACCCGGCGACCGAGACTTCGAGGTGCGGCCGGCAACACCCGATGGCTCGGGCTATGGCGTCGCCGTATGCGTAGTGATGTCTGTTGAAGGAGACCAGCACCCGCATCTGCACCTACCCTACCTCGGGCTCCGCGCCGCCACCGTGGTGCGGGCCGTCGCCGCTTTTGCAAAGAGGACGAGGAAGGCTGCTTCGATCAGGAGCGAGGCGATCCCGGTCGCCTCGAAAAGTTCCCCGACCGGGAGGCCCGGCAGCCCGACCGTGCGGCTGATGAGGTACGCTGCGATCGCCCCGCCCGCGACGAGTGCGCCGAGAGCCCAGCCCCAAACCTTCGCCCCGCGGCTGATGCCGTAGGCCGCGACCGCCGCCCCGCCCGCGTTCGCCAGGAACGACAGACCCCAGAAGGCGCCGTGCTCGGCGAAGTACTCCGGCGCCTCGACCAGGTGGATAAGGCCCGTCAGCGCGATCAGGGCCACCGCCGTCCACTTGACGCTCTCCGTAACTCTCACTCTTTGCTACCTCCTGTTCGCTCTCGGGGACCTCCGTGCCCCCATCCTCCGTCAAGATAGAAGGCAAACTTAAGAGCCGGATGAGAAGTCGAGGGACCTTTGCAACAACAAGATGCCCGCTGGGATTACCTTCTCCCGGCGGACATAGAGTGAAGCGGAAGGTCTTTGAGAAGCCTCGACCCTACGACCTTCGAGCTTCGATCATCTCCTTGAGCTTCTTCCAGTCTACTGTTCGGACGCCGCTTTTGAACCTCATCTCAAGACCTCCGCGTGTCAGGCGCAGGTCGCCGTGCCCCCGGCTCGCCCACTGTCCGCTCAGAGCCCCGCGCGCCAACACCTTTCTGCGAGCCTGACGCCAGCTAAAGCGCCGCAGGTTGTGCTCCAGATCGCGGTACCTGTAGATCCAGCACGCGTCCGAGACTGCATCGTAGCGGGCGCGACGGTCCGCCTCATCCCAGTACGCCGGCTCGGGCGAGGTTGCCCGCGCGCGACGGTCTCTGTGGCCGCCGCTCCTTGTCGAGATACCGTGCATCTTTTCGTCCTCCCGGCTCGATTTGCTTGTCCTTCGCCTTGTACGGGCATTGTGGATCCCCAGCTTAAGAACCGGATGAGAAGGTTGTTTGTCGGGGGACTTGTAAGCCTCTATCTGGAGGAGGGTCTCTCCGGCAACACGAGGGGTGGTCGAGGCTTCTGGTTGAAATCGAAAGCCTGCGTGATGTCACCCAGCTGCGGGGCGTTTTCCCGGATGCTCGGTCTCGGGTCGGGGCGGCTCATCGTCGCGGGGTCGAGCCTCTGCGAGTCCAGTAAACGGTCCTCGATGAACTTCAGGTAGGCGTCCGAAGTCAAAGTCTGGCTATCTATGTAGCCCCGCTTCGCGTAAGGGCTTATAACCAGCCCGGGAACCCTGATCCCGTAGCCGTTCTCGTCCACCTTCTCGGGCGGGACGTGGTCGTAGAAGCCTCCCCACTCGTCCCACGTCAGGAATATGACGGTGTTCTCCCAGTTTCTTCCTTGCATGACGGAGTTCACCGCGCGGGTCACGAACGCCTGCCCATCCTGGATCGAGGCCGGAGGATGCTCGCTGTTCTTCGGTCCGGACATGACCCAGGACACCGCGGGCAACCGGCCATTCTTTGCGTTCTCGTGAAAGCGCGCTACATCCTGGATATTCCCGAGCTGACCGTTTTCTTTGACGGTCGTGAAGTAGGGGAGCGGATTTCTGGAGGGCGGTGTTCCGTTCGGTCCCGTCTCGACGTAGTAGGCCCAGCTCACGTCGTTCTCGTGCAGAAGATCGGTGATGTCTGTCCAGGCCGAATCCGATCGAGGGACTGGCACCGCAGCATAACCTCCATACGGGTCCAGATCGTTCCGACAACTCATGGGATTGGAGGAAGAACACGTAGCTGACCATCCTGAGACCCGCGCCAGGTTGTTCGGCACACTGGCGGCTGCCATCGACGCGAAGAACCTATCTTGCAGCACGTACTCTTCCGCATAGCGCCAGTAGTTTGGAATGGTGCGCCTGTCCCGGTAGCCCATCACGTCCGGTTCCGCACCCTTCTCCCCGGCTGGACTGCAGTCGGGATTCGGTTGTTTATCAGTGCCGCAGCTTTTATTGCGTCCGGCTCTCTCCATTTGCAGGAAGCCATCCATCTTGCCACCATCAATAGCCACCTTCGCCCCGGATTCGTCATGTGGTCCTCCGTAGTTCTCCGCGCTTGAGTTGTAGAAGGGACGCTCGCACCTTTTCGAGTCCGGATCTGGTATGCACGGAGTCGGAGTCCCGTCTTTCATCGGGATACCGTTGGCGCCGGGAAAGGTGCCGAAATAGTTGTCGAAGGAGTGGTTCTCCTGAGTAATGATCACGACGTGTTCGATCTTGGCAGCTCCGGCCGGTAGGTTGGAGACGCGCTTGTCTTTCGCATCGCTCCACCGCGCCTCCTGAACCACTTGCTCCTTGACTCCGCAGGCTGCAAGCAGGAAAACCGCCACCAAGGCGAGAGAAAGACAAACCACCTCTATCCCTCTTTTACCCATAACCTCTCCTCCTCGTATAAAGCATCCCCTTGAAGATCGCCGTTGGACGCTTGTTCAACTGCAACGTCCCGGCGCGCTGAGCTCAACTACCGGACTCCCCGACGTAGTTCGGTTCCGGGATCTCACCCCCGGCCTCCTCTAGCAAACGGCGATAGAACAGCAGGCTGATCATAAACGGGACAATGTAGTAAACGAGGCGAAACAGCACCACGGCCAGGATAGCGGATCTGAGGGGAACTCCCAGAAGGGCGTAAACGGCGGCCATGGAGCCGTCCTGGACCCCGAGTCCTCCCGGAACCATGGAGACGAGGCCGGCCGCCACACCGGTGACAAAGCCGGTCAGAAGCACCCCGGGCCTGACGACCGTCCCGAGGGCCGCAAAACAAAACCAGAGCGTGGCGGCGCTCGCCATCCAGTCCAGGAACACGAGGGTCACGGGTAGAGTTATGAGCTTCGGGCGGCGGCGCACAGCCAGGACCCCCCGGTTCATGGTCGCGTCGAGGTTCGTCAAGCGAGCGCTGATGTCGTGGTGCGTGATCCTCTGCCACGCCCCGCCAGCCACTCGCAGCGTCACGTTCCTGACCCTCCCGACGAACAGAAGGACCCAGAAAACCACCAAGAGAACGAGCAGGAGGCCGGAGGCAAGAGCGAGAGCGCGGGCGGCTCCTCCGCCCGACGGATGCGTCAGAAAGAGGAGCACAAGACCTGCGGGGGCCAGCAAAAAGAGCGCCAGGTTGTTCAGGGCCGAATGGAAGAGAGAAGCCGCCAGGACATCCCGAACGGGTAGCCCCCGGCGCTTGATCAGCAGCATCCGGAGTGAATATCCGGCCGCTCCCCCGCTCGCCACCAGATGGTTGAGCGCCCACGACACGAAGCCTATCTCGAAGAGGTCTCGTCTACCAAGGCGTACCCCGAACACGCGGCAGATCGTCGCAAAGGAGAGGCTCAGACAGGCGTAGGAGACGGTCGTGAAGGCGAGCGCGGGCAGGACGAGCCCCCAGTTCGCCCGCACGATGACCTGACGCAGCTGGCTCCAGTCAAGAACCACGACAACGAGACCGAGAGCTACGAGCATCGCTATTGCCAGGGTGACGAGGCGACGCTGCCGTCTTGTCCCTCGGATCACTTCTCCCCCTCCGTAAGGCGCGTCAGGGCGACGCCTATCGAGAGCAGGTTCTGCGGACCGCCGCTGTAGACAAGATACCTATCCTCCCAGGCGGGGTCGTACTTCGCCTTGTACTCGCGCAGGCCCTTGTACGAGAACAGGCGCTCGAGCCGCTGCGAGAGCATCTTGAGGACCCGTTCCTCCGGCGTGGAATCCGTCGTTTCTCCCAGGCCCGAGAGAGGCGCGAGGCCGAGGTCGAACCGCTCGTATCCCTCCCCGAAGTACGCGAGCATCAGCTCTATCAGCATGAAGTCCATTACGCCGTTCGGCGTGTCGGGGCGGTGGCGCATCAGGTCTATGGTCGCCTCGTCCTTTCGGTAGGACGGCACTTCGTTGACGAAGGCCTGCGCCCGCCCCCCGCCATCCCTGACCACGAAAAGTCGTCCCTTGCGCAGGTAGTCAAGGTCGAACTTGCCCAGAGTGAATCCCCTCTCGCGTCTGCCCGGCAGGGTCAGCCATCCGTCGGAGATGCTCTTTATTTCCTCCAGCAGTTCCGGCGAGTGCGGAGTTTCATGCCAGCGGGCCGTGTAGCCTTCACGTTCTCCGTAGCGTCGCCGGGTGTAGCGCATCTTCTTACTGCGAGAGGTCTTCGAGGCGAAAGGACCGAGCTCTACCACGGCCTCCTCCCCGACCTTCAGGGCGCGCAGACCGTGCCTGGCGTACAGGGGGAGTAGATCCGGAAGGGTCTGATGAAAGGCCACACTCCAGCCGTTGTCCCGGCAGTATGCTAGAAACCGCACGATTACGTCTTCGAGTTCGTCTTCGGGGCCGGAGGGGTCCCCGAGCGCGACGGCGACGTTCGCCTCTGTCCTGTAGGCGATAAACGAGCGTCGGGTATGCGAGAAGAAGTAAGATTTACAGGGGTAGAGCTTGAAGAAGTCCAGGGACGATGTGCCGTGCTTCTCCAGGATCTCCCGCGCTTCGTTGCGTTCGTGGGGCTGAATTCTGAACCGGTAAGCCACCGGCCTGAAGAGACTGAAAGCGCCGAAAGCGACGGCGGACAGGCTGGCCACGTTCAGCGAGTCGAGAAACCAGTCTGCCTGAGCCGTGCGCCCGGCGGTGTCCGGCGGTGCAGTGAACGTAAGCTCGCGCAGGGTCTGGCCGAAAGCCTCCGTCAACCGGAAGTCGTTGTTGAAATCCGACGGATCCGCGAGCCAGAACCCGAGCGTCCCGTAGGCCAGCACCAGTGCAAAGCTGCTCGCGACGACCCCGACGGCCCGCGCTATCGAGCGCCGTTCGCTGTGCACGGTGAACTGCTCTCTGAACACCAGTAGCATCAGGATCAGGAAGACCGGTCCGATCAGCGCGTCCAGGAAGACCAGTTCCTGCGTGGACAACTCGTTCAGGGCGTGGATGATTAGCACGAGCGTGGAACTCAGCAGCGTCATCCACCAGGCTAGGCGCTTTCTTTCCAGCAGGTTCAGGGAGAGGTAGACCAGGGCGACCCCGAAGATCAGGCTCAAAGAGCGGTTCCAGTAGTACAGGCCGTACGGCAGAAGCTCCGAAAAGGTCTGGTTGCTTAGAAGACCCCCGAAGAGCACACGCACAACCTCGGAGGCTCCGTTAAGGAAGGTCAGACCCGCCACCAGCCAGACCGCCGGTCTGTAGCGGGGGCTGCGGATCGAAGGTCGAGGTCTGTCTGGACGCGTCTCGGCCGAATGCAATGCGCTCCCATTTTGGACCTCTGCCTCCCTCATGGGTTCCTCCAGATCGCTCACCGGCCGTTTATCCGCCTTTCAGGTTCTTGCTCGCGTAGAGCAGGAAGTTTGGTAGCTGATCCCGCCAGAGACTCCAGGTGTGTCCGCCCGGATAGACGTGAAAGTCGTACGGGATGCCCTGCGATTTCAACTGCGCGGCGAATTTCTGGTTCTCCGCCGTGTAGGGTGGGTCGCTGGCTCCGACGTAGAAGTAGATATCGGGCACGTTCTTTTTGTTGAGCTTCGGCAGGTAGCTGGCGGGACTGTTCGAGGCCGCGAGCGCGCGGCTGCCGCCGAAGGCCGGCTGGTGTGCCTGCGCGGTGAAGTACCCGGAGAAGCTGCCTATGACGCCGTATTCGTCCGGATGCCTGAGACCGATGTTAGCCGCCGCGTAGCCTCCCGCGGAGAGTCCGGCTATCGCCCGGCCGTCTCTGGCGGCCAGCGTCCTGTAGCTTGCGTCCACCTCCCCGACAAGGTCCCTTGAGATATAGGTCTCCCACTTCCCGAGTGGGCCGTCAACATACTCCGTCGAGGAAGCAAAGCGCCACGGGCTGCCCTGAGGCATGACGAGAATCATGGGCCGGAGCCTCTTCTGCGCAAGCAACGTGTCCATCTCGACGTTCGCGCCGCCGACCGTGATCCAGTCATCGTAGCCGCCCGGAGCCCCGTGGAGCAGGTACACGACCGGGTATCGCACGGAGGCGTTCTTCGGGTCGTTGTAGCCGGGAGGCAGATAGACGTCGTAGGTCATGCTCTCTCCAAGAGCTTTTGAATGGAAGGTTTTCGTGTTTACTGCTCCGAAAGACGTAACAAACGGCGGGTAAGTGTTCGGGTTTCCCCAGAGCGTGCGGTGCTCGAAGTAGTTGTAGCCCATCCAGCCACCGGCGACCAAGAGCAGACCCAGCACGAGGAGGATCACTAGCCCAACCCTCGGCCGGGTGCTCTTCCCGTGGCTCGCGAGGTTTCTAGCGGGCATTATCCACCGCTGCTTTTGCGTGGGTCGGAGAAGCCCGGCAAAAACGAGACCGCCGGGACGTCTGAATGTGCCCCCGGGCGAAAGCCGGAAAACGACATCGCTGGTTGGCGTGATAGATCTTCAGGTTCTGCTGTAGAACATGCTGCTTTCCATCCTGCACGCCAGCGGAGATGTCTCGCTTGCTCAACGTTCGAACCTCCGTAACTCTTCCCGGGTCGGCAACCTGCAAGAAGGGCTTGGCCCTGATGGTGAGGGAGGCTCCCTCCAGCTATTCGTCCAGGTGCCTCCTTCTGAGCGCGACGGGACCGAAGAGCGCCGCCCCCGCGACGATGGGTACGCCGATGGCGACCGGAAGGACGCCTCCGGGGTTGAGGTTCTTCTGAGCCCTCACCGAGAGTGGGACTTCCTGCCCGACCGACGCCCTTGTCGAGCCGCCCGCTATGGCGTTGGCATGGCCGGTAGCGCACGGGGGAGAAACCGAAGCCCAGCCGGTCATAGCTCGTTACGGCTCGTTACGGGGACCCCGGTTCGGGACCTCCCCACAGAGTGCTTCGAAGCCTTCCCCGGTCCAGGATCGCAACGCGGTCGCAGAGCGCTTCGGCCTCCTCCGCGCAGCGCGTGGCGAGCACGACGGACCTGCCGCCGGCTCGGATTCCCTCCACCAGGTCCCACAGGTTCTGGCGCGCCTGCGGGTCGAGGCCCTTTGTCGGTTCGTCGAGAAAGACGATCTTGGGATCGTTGACGAGCGCGAGCGCCAGGGAGAGCCGCTGCTGCTGATCGGCCGAGAGACCGTCCACCCGGACCTTCGTCTCGCGGGCGAGTGATACGCTCCCCAGGAGCCCATCGATGCGTCTTGGCGAGCTGTCGGCGTCGCAGAGCTCGGCAAAGAGCTCAAGGGTCTCGCGGATCGTCAGAAAGTCGAAGAGCGCCGTCGTCTGGAGCTGCATCCCCACTATCCTCTTCAGCTTCAAGGGCTCGCGCACGGCGTCGTAGCCGGCGACCTCTACCTCGCCGGCGTCGGGCTTGCTGAGGCCCTTGATCATCTCCAGCGTCGTTGTCTTGCCCGAGCCTTCCGGACCGAGGATGCCGAAGATCTCGCCCCGGTACACGTCCAGGTCAACGCCGTCTACAGCGACCACGTCGCCGTAGCTCTTGCGCAGGCCGCGCACCCGGATCACGGTCTCCTTCGCCGACGGACAGACCTTTCTATTGTCGGCTTCCCTTGTCTGCATGACGGTCTCCTACGCTCTGCGGTCTTCTCTTTCTATGCTTCGAGCTTAAGGGCCGTCAGGCGGGCATGCATCGTCGGAAGGTGGGATCGCAGTCAGGTTGGCGGCTGTGCCTCAGGTCATGTGCCCTTTTGCGCAAGGGGACGTATGATGGTCTTGGAGGCGCGCACGGCGCGCTCTCGCTCCTCTCCGGGGCCGTCCACCAGCCCGGCAGCGGCGCGGACGAGGTTGGGGTAACGTCCGTTGGCGGACTCGAGGCGTCCGGCGAGCGCCAGAAGCGCCAGAGCATGCTCGTCGTCGGGTACCCCGTCCCGGGAGAGGATCTCCGCCAGACGTTCGTCTTCGGGGTCGCCGGCGGCGTCTTCGCGCAGGGCCTCTGCGAGAGTCGGGACCGGTGAAGTCCCGGAGCCGGCGGGGGCCTCCAGCCGGACGTTCTTCATTACCAGGGCGACGGCTACCGCGGCGGACGTGGTAACGAGGACCAGGACGAAGCCCGCGTGGATCGAGTCGGAGAGGGCGTTCCTGGCGGTGTCTATAACCTGGCCAAGCACCTGCTTCCCTCCGGGGAAGGCCGAGACGGCGCGCTCCAGGGCCTGTCGGGCTCCGTCGCTGACGAGGGCCTGGGGGTTGTCCAGGGCGGAGACGAGCCTGTCCGGGACTGCGGACGGGACGTTCGCGTCCAGCCTGTCCGCGTAGCCTCTGGTGACGATGGAGCCGATGGCGGCGGTGCCGACGGTCGAGCCGACCGAACGCACGAACTGGGTTGCGGAGGTGGCGACGCCGAGGAGGCGCTTCTCGACCGAGTTCTGGACCGCGAGGGTGGCGGTCGGCATGATCAGACCGAGCCCGAGCCCCGTTACTCCGAGGTAGAGGGCGACCGTGGCCTGTGTTGTACTCACGTCCATGGTAGTCAGCAGGTAGACGCCGAAGGTCATCATCACGGTCCCGAAGATCGTAAACGGCTTGACGCGCCTTACCCTTGCGATGATCTGGCCTCCCAGGATGCCTACAAAGGTCATCGCGAAGACGAGCGGCGTCAGCACGGTGCCCGAGCCCGTCGCCGTCTTGCCCAGGGCGCCCTGCACGAAGAGCGGGGTGTAGAGGATAATGCCGAACATCCCGATCCCCACCAGAAACATGAGCAGCGCCGATGTCGTGAACACCCGGCTCTTGAAGAGCGAGAGCGGGATGACGGGCTCCGGAGCCCGGAGCTCCAGGGGCACGAACAGGGCGAGCAGCACGCCCGCGACGACGAAGCCCGCCACGACGCGCGGCGCGTCCCACGCGTCCCCCTCCCCCACCCAGGAGAGCGCGAGCAGGAGCGCCGTCACCGACGCCGTGATGGTCGCCGCTCCCAGGAAGTCTATTTTCGCGCCGGGCCTGCGCTCGCTTTGGCGCAGCACCAGAGGCAGCACGACGAGGGAGAAGAGGCCGAGCGGCAGGTTCACGTAGAACACCCACCGCCAGGAGAGGTTGTCCGTGATCCAACCTCCGAGGGTCGGGCCGACGACGCTGGACAACGAGAACACGGCGAAGAAGATGCCCTGGTACTTTGCCCTGCGCGCCGGGTCGGGAAAGATATCCGCAATGGAGGTGAAGATGTTGGAGAAGATCATTCCGGCCCCAAGTCCCTGAATGCCCCGGAACAGGATGAGCTCGGTCATCCCCCACGCCGCCCCGCAGAGGGCGCTCCCGATCAGGAACACGACCGCACCGCCGACAATAAACCACTTGCGCCCGTAAAGGTCGCCGAGCTTCCCGATAATCGGTATCGTCGCCGTCGAGGCGAGCAGGTAGGCGGTCGTCACCCAAGCATACTTCGAGAAGCCGTTGAGGTCGGCGATGATCTTGGGCAACGCCGTACCGACTATGGTCTGATCCAGCGCCACCAAGAACAGCGCGAGCATGAGCCCCGCTACAGCGAGCACGATGCTTCCGCTGCTGGAACGCCTGAACCGGCCCACTGCGCTCACTCCTCCACCTCCATCATCTCATCGCTTCTGAGAACAGCCCGAGCAGCCTCTCGAACTCGGCAAGCTCTTTCTCGCTCATCACCGTACGGGCCCTGCGCTCGACTTCCTCGTTGACGCGCGGCAGCCGCTCCCCAACTACCCGCCACCCCTCGTCCGTCAGGTACATACGCACCACCCGATTGTCCCTCGGGTCGCGCTCGCGCCGGATCCAACCCTCCGCTTCCAATGCCTGCGCAGTTCTCGTTACCCGCGATGGGTCGGCTATCTCGTGTTCTTGTACGAACTCGCCCTGACTTATCCCGTCTCGCCGCGAGAGAACCCCGAGCACAAACCACCATATCCCGGGCACCCCGGACTCTCGCTCCACTCGCGCCACCGCCAGCTTGAAGGCTCGCGCCAACACGCGCATCAGCGGCTTCAGATCCCGGGCGGCACCGTCGTTCTTGTTCTTCCCGGCTTCCATGCCCAGATATTGTACGAAAATTCTTTGCAAACGCAATGTTTGCATAAACAAACATTGCAAGCTCAAGTTTCGCGGCCTCGGCCGGGGCTCCGGCGGCTGGGAAGGAAAGGTTGTTGGCGTTCGGGGTATGGGCTTCAGGGGCCGTTGGTCTGGCCGGGCGCGGCTGGCGAGTTCCCTGAGTTCCCTGCACCGAGATGAGAGGGAGCATGCGGAAGGGGATCGCAGATGGCGTCGCAGCGCGGATACGCACCTTCGGGTGTTGGCGGAGAAGGAATGCGTCCGCGGGGCGAGCCGACTCACCAAGGAGCGCGGCGCCCTCGATGCATTACCGGCGGTCGCCGACCGGGAGGGTGAGGGTGGGCTGTCCATGACCGCGCGGATCTGTGGCGGGTCAGGGGTGGTCGATCCAGCCGTGCTCGGAGGCGTAGAGGGCGGCCTGGGTGCGGTCTCGAAGGCCAAGCTTGCGCAGGACGCTGGTTACGTGGTTCTTGACCGTGCCTTCGGTGATGAAGAGCTTCCGGGCGATCTCGCGGTTCGAGAAGCCGCCGGCTACGAGCTTCAGCACCTCGAGCTCGCGCTCTGAGATTGCCTCAAGGCCCGGATGCTTCTCGTCGGGAGCTTTGGAGAGCCGACCAAATTCCTCTATGACCTTAGCCGTGATCTCACCCCCGAGCACGGCCTGCCCGGCGTGGACCCGGCGGATCG
Encoded proteins:
- a CDS encoding HAMP domain-containing histidine kinase, encoding MPIRWRLTIFNALAIGAILMLLGVGLYLILRESLLSNVEDTVQSRAEFAARDLEVEGGSNGAPRVTLEEEAAEQLSLDGVFVVVRDRDGRVLYESVSLPANASGQDGLWREVVRSGEPASGTAELSGEAPDYVYAVPVRPEGGPLLVLEAGRSYSDLDESLRTIATALAAGIGVALLLSIGGAYFLARTALRPVDAVVSSAREMSETDLGRRLPVANPNDEIGRLATTINGLLSRLETAFGRLEASLARQEEALARQRRFAADASHEFRTPLTAISGHANMLDAWALEDPQAARKSVRTIKQEAQRLRSLAEALLALARGDEGPSLRVGCHDLRAMASEAVEAARAAADGKVSVGYAPPEEPVSATFDRDRVRQAASILLDNAIKYTPRGGTVTVRVGETGERAFLEVSDTGAGIPEEKLPLVFERFYRLDSARTEGGAGLGLSIARQIAEAHGGELRAESEVGEGSTFILSVPRRTSGSDPLPLS
- a CDS encoding response regulator transcription factor produces the protein MRPGTRILLVEDDPAITSFVEPELERRNLSVRCAYDGREALAQVEGFRPELVVLDIMLPKLDGVGVLTGIRRSGNRVPVIMLTARDTTLDKVHSLDHGADDYLTKPFDIEELVARMGALLRRVEGEEVLRVGDLEVNTATREVRRGERGIDLTQREYELLEFMAKNPRRVLSRDLLLSRVWEQEFGIPTNVVDVYIGYLRKKVDAEGEPKLIHTVRGAGYALKEK
- a CDS encoding phosphatase PAP2 family protein, giving the protein MTNHLVGLDYVTFHLINGGWTSPLLDTLLPALSRAGNLGAVWLIALGAIAAFGKKTGRKIALAGLLALALGFASSTLLKDLTMRPRPFLTLDHVRLLVSAPHSYAFPSGHTTSSFAVASGVVLAGKKLLKKVPVWGWGMLALAAAISYSRLYVGIHWPTDVAMGVLLGLASGWVGARLAFRRWRWRRVAGKVDETDETRELEYAS
- a CDS encoding bifunctional lysylphosphatidylglycerol flippase/synthetase MprF, producing the protein MAGLTFLNGASEVVRVLFGGLLSNQTFSELLPYGLYYWNRSLSLIFGVALVYLSLNLLERKRLAWWMTLLSSTLVLIIHALNELSTQELVFLDALIGPVFLILMLLVFREQFTVHSERRSIARAVGVVASSFALVLAYGTLGFWLADPSDFNNDFRLTEAFGQTLRELTFTAPPDTAGRTAQADWFLDSLNVASLSAVAFGAFSLFRPVAYRFRIQPHERNEAREILEKHGTSSLDFFKLYPCKSYFFSHTRRSFIAYRTEANVAVALGDPSGPEDELEDVIVRFLAYCRDNGWSVAFHQTLPDLLPLYARHGLRALKVGEEAVVELGPFASKTSRSKKMRYTRRRYGEREGYTARWHETPHSPELLEEIKSISDGWLTLPGRRERGFTLGKFDLDYLRKGRLFVVRDGGGRAQAFVNEVPSYRKDEATIDLMRHRPDTPNGVMDFMLIELMLAYFGEGYERFDLGLAPLSGLGETTDSTPEERVLKMLSQRLERLFSYKGLREYKAKYDPAWEDRYLVYSGGPQNLLSIGVALTRLTEGEK
- a CDS encoding alkaline phosphatase family protein — translated: MGKRGIEVVCLSLALVAVFLLAACGVKEQVVQEARWSDAKDKRVSNLPAGAAKIEHVVIITQENHSFDNYFGTFPGANGIPMKDGTPTPCIPDPDSKRCERPFYNSSAENYGGPHDESGAKVAIDGGKMDGFLQMERAGRNKSCGTDKQPNPDCSPAGEKGAEPDVMGYRDRRTIPNYWRYAEEYVLQDRFFASMAAASVPNNLARVSGWSATCSSSNPMSCRNDLDPYGGYAAVPVPRSDSAWTDITDLLHENDVSWAYYVETGPNGTPPSRNPLPYFTTVKENGQLGNIQDVARFHENAKNGRLPAVSWVMSGPKNSEHPPASIQDGQAFVTRAVNSVMQGRNWENTVIFLTWDEWGGFYDHVPPEKVDENGYGIRVPGLVISPYAKRGYIDSQTLTSDAYLKFIEDRLLDSQRLDPATMSRPDPRPSIRENAPQLGDITQAFDFNQKPRPPLVLPERPSSR
- a CDS encoding lysylphosphatidylglycerol synthase transmembrane domain-containing protein, whose protein sequence is MIRGTRRQRRLVTLAIAMLVALGLVVVVLDWSQLRQVIVRANWGLVLPALAFTTVSYACLSLSFATICRVFGVRLGRRDLFEIGFVSWALNHLVASGGAAGYSLRMLLIKRRGLPVRDVLAASLFHSALNNLALFLLAPAGLVLLFLTHPSGGGAARALALASGLLLVLLVVFWVLLFVGRVRNVTLRVAGGAWQRITHHDISARLTNLDATMNRGVLAVRRRPKLITLPVTLVFLDWMASAATLWFCFAALGTVVRPGVLLTGFVTGVAAGLVSMVPGGLGVQDGSMAAVYALLGVPLRSAILAVVLFRLVYYIVPFMISLLFYRRLLEEAGGEIPEPNYVGESGS